In Aptenodytes patagonicus chromosome 12, bAptPat1.pri.cur, whole genome shotgun sequence, a genomic segment contains:
- the TCERG1 gene encoding transcription elongation regulator 1 isoform X3, with amino-acid sequence MAQQQALRFRGPAPPPNAVMRGPPPLMRPPPPFGMMRGPPPPPRPPFGRPPFDPNMPPMPPPGGIPPPMGPPHLQRPPFMPPPMGSMPPPPGMMFPPGMPPVTAPGTPAMPPAEEIWVENKTPDGKVYFYNARTRESAWTKPDGVKVIQQSELTPMLAAQAQAQAQAQAQAVGASTPTTSSPASAASPSTSSSTQSSTTSTTTTATSVSQTISSVAMMQIVSCPYVKTVATTKTGVLPGMAPPIVPMIHPQVAIAASPATLAGATAVSEWTEYKTADGKTYYYNNRTLESTWEKPQELKEKEKMEEKIKEPIKEPTEEPLPMETEEEEPKEEPIKELIKEEPKEEEMTEEEKAAQKAKPVATTPIPGTPWCVVWTGDERVFFYNPTTRLSMWDRPDDLIGRADVDKIIQEPPHKKGMEEGKKLIREEHESTEEANEDEPIKIKKRKKDDNKDIDSEKEAAMEAEIKAARERAIVPLEARMKQFKDMLLERGVSAFSTWEKELHKIVFDPRYLLLNPKERKQVFDQYVKTRAEEERKEKKNKIMQAKEDFKKMMEEAKINPRTTFSEFAAKHAKDSRFKAIEKMKDREALFNEFITAARKKEKEDSKTRGEKIKMDFFELLANHHLDSQSRWSKVKDKVETDPRYKAVDSSSQREDLFKQYIEKIAKNLDSEKEKELERQARIEASLREREREVQKARSEQTKEIDREREQHKREEAIQNFKALLSDMVRSSDVSWSDTRRTLRKDHRWESGSLLEREEKEKLFNEHIEALTKKKREHFRQLLDETSAITLTSTWKEVKKIIKEDPRCIKFSSSDRKKQREFEEYIRDKYITAKADFRTLLKETKFITYRSKKLIQESDQHLKDVEKILQNDKRYLVLDCVPEERRKLIVSYVDDLDRRGPPPPPTASEPTRRTTK; translated from the exons ATGGCTCAGCAGCAAGCACTGAGATTTCGTGGCCCAGCTCCCCCACCAAACGCAGTCATGAGAGGCCCACCACCTCTCATGCGACCGCCTCCGCCTTTTGGTATGATGCGAGGTCCTCCTCCACCACCTCGCCCCCCTTTCGGACGTCCTCCGTTTGATCCAAACATGCCTCCGATGCCACCTCCGGGAGGGATTCCTCCACCAATGGGACCTCCACATTTACAG AGACCACCATTTATGCCTCCTCCCATGGGTAGCATGCCACCGCCTCCTGGTATGATGTTCCCTCCAGGAATGCCGCCTGTCACTGCCCCTGGAACACCAGCAATGCCCCCAGCTGAAGAGATATGggtagaaaacaaaaccccagatgGCAAG GTCTATTTCTATAATGCACGTACACGTGAGTCAGCGTGGACTAAGCCAGATGGGGTCAAAGTTATTCAGCAGTCGGAGTTGACGCCAATGCTGGCTGCGCAAGCCCAGGCCCAGGCACAAGCCCAGGCACAAGCAGTAGGTGCCTCCACACCGACCACCAGTAGTCCTGCATCTGCAGCGTCTCCATCCACGTCCTCGAGCACTCAGTCCTCCACAACCTCTACCACAACCACAGCCACTTCAGTTTCACAGACGATTTCCA GTGTAGCAATGATGCAAATAGTCAGCTGCCCGTATGTAAAGACAGTCGCTACCACCAAGACCG gtGTCTTGCCAGGCATGGCCCCTCCCATTGTACCTATGATCCATCCTCAGGTTGCTATTGCCGCTTCGCCTGCTACGTTGGCTGGAGCAACAGCAGTCTCTGAGTGGACAGAGTACAAAACAGCAGATGGAAAGACTTACTATTATAACAATAGGACTTTGGAGTCAACGTGGGAAAAACCccaagaactgaaagaaaaag aaaaaatggaagagaagatTAAAGAGCCAATTAAAGAACCTACGGAGGAGCCTTTACCAATGGAGACAGAAGAAGAAGAGCCAAAAGAAGAACCTATAAAAGAACTTATAAAGGAG GAgccaaaagaggaagaaatgactgaagaagaaaaagcagctcagaagGCCAAGCCGGTTGCAACCACTCCTATTCCAGGAACCCCATG GTGTGTGGTGTGGACTGGTGATGAGCGTGTTTTCTTCTATAACCCTACCACTCGTCTTTCTATGTGGGATCGACCAGATGACCTAATTGGAAGAGCTGATGTGGACAAAATTATTCAAGAACCTCCTCAcaaaaaaggaatggaagaaggaaaaaaactta TTAGAGAAGAGCATGAATCTACAGAGGAAGCAAATGAAGATGAgcctattaaaattaaaaagcgCAA gaaagatgatAACAAAGATATTGATTCAGAGAAGGAGGCTGCTATGGAAGCTGAAATTAAAGCCGCTCGAGAGAGAGCCATTGTCCCTCTGGAGGCTCGGATGAAACAATTCAAGGATATGCTTCTAGAAAGAGGG gtcTCTGCTTTTTCAACATGGGAGAAAGAGCTACACAAGATAGTTTTTGATCCTCGTTACTTACTTCTCAACCcgaaagaaagaaaacag GTATTTGATCAGTATGTGAAAACCCGAGCAGAAGAAGAGcgcaaggagaagaaaaacaaaataatgcagGCCAAGGAGGATTTCAAGAAAATGATGGAAGAAGCAAAGATTAATCCGAG AACTACTTTTAGTGAATTTGCAGCCAAGCATGCTAAAGACTCGAGATTCAAGGCAATTGAAAAGATGAAAGATCGAGAGGCCTTGTTTAATGAGTTTATCACAGCggcaagaaagaaggaaaaagaagattcGAAGACCAGAGGTGAGAAG ATCAAAATGGACTTCTTTGAACTACTGGCTAATCACCACCTGGACAGTCAGTCTCGCTGGAGCAAAGTGAAGGACAAAGTAGAGACTGACCCCCGTTACAAAGCAGTGGATAGCTCTTCACAGAGGGAAGACCTTTTCAAACAGTACATAGAAAAAATAGCTAAG AATTTagattctgaaaaagaaaaggagctggaaAGACAAGCTCGCATTGAGGCAAGTTTGCGTGAACGAGAAAGGGAAGTCCAGAAAGCTCGTTCGGAGCAAACCAAGGAAATTGATAGAGAACGTGAGCAGCACAAACGGGAAGAAGCTATACAAAACTTCAAAGCGCTTCTGTCTGACATG GTGCGTTCTTCAGATGTGTCATGGTCTGATACCAGAAGGACTCTACGCAAAGATCATCGATGGGAATCTGGCTCCTTGctagaaagagaggagaaagagaagctctTTAATGAACACATTGAAGCACTTACCAAAAAGAAGAGGGAACACTTTAGGCAACTTCTGGATGAAACTTCAGCG ATAACTTTAACATCAACatggaaagaagtgaaaaaaatcattaaagaagATCCAAGGTGCATTAAATTTTCTTCGAGTGACAGG aaaaaacaaagggaGTTTGAGGAATACATTAGAGACAAATACATTACTGCCAAAGCTGACTTCCGAACATTATTGAAAGAGACCAAATTTATAACGTACAG ATCCAAAAAGTTGATCCAGGAGTCAGATCAGCATCTGAAAGATGTAGAGAAGATATTACAAAACGACAAGCGATATCTGGTACTTGACTGTGTACCAGAAGAGAGACGCAAACTCATTGTGTCCTATGTAGATGACCTGGACCGTCGAGGCCCGCCTCCACCACCCACAGCTTCAGAGCCTACAAGACGAACCACAAAATAG
- the TCERG1 gene encoding transcription elongation regulator 1 isoform X1: MAQQQALRFRGPAPPPNAVMRGPPPLMRPPPPFGMMRGPPPPPRPPFGRPPFDPNMPPMPPPGGIPPPMGPPHLQRPPFMPPPMGSMPPPPGMMFPPGMPPVTAPGTPAMPPAEEIWVENKTPDGKVYFYNARTRESAWTKPDGVKVIQQSELTPMLAAQAQAQAQAQAQAVGASTPTTSSPASAASPSTSSSTQSSTTSTTTTATSVSQTISTPTTQDQTPSSGVSVATPSVSVSTSAPSATPVQTVPQPVPQTLPPAVPHAVPQPTAAIPAFPPVMVPPFRVPLPGMPIPLPGVAMMQIVSCPYVKTVATTKTGVLPGMAPPIVPMIHPQVAIAASPATLAGATAVSEWTEYKTADGKTYYYNNRTLESTWEKPQELKEKEKMEEKIKEPIKEPTEEPLPMETEEEEPKEEPIKELIKEEPKEEEMTEEEKAAQKAKPVATTPIPGTPWCVVWTGDERVFFYNPTTRLSMWDRPDDLIGRADVDKIIQEPPHKKGMEEGKKLIREEHESTEEANEDEPIKIKKRKKDDNKDIDSEKEAAMEAEIKAARERAIVPLEARMKQFKDMLLERGVSAFSTWEKELHKIVFDPRYLLLNPKERKQVFDQYVKTRAEEERKEKKNKIMQAKEDFKKMMEEAKINPRTTFSEFAAKHAKDSRFKAIEKMKDREALFNEFITAARKKEKEDSKTRGEKIKMDFFELLANHHLDSQSRWSKVKDKVETDPRYKAVDSSSQREDLFKQYIEKIAKNLDSEKEKELERQARIEASLREREREVQKARSEQTKEIDREREQHKREEAIQNFKALLSDMVRSSDVSWSDTRRTLRKDHRWESGSLLEREEKEKLFNEHIEALTKKKREHFRQLLDETSAITLTSTWKEVKKIIKEDPRCIKFSSSDRKKQREFEEYIRDKYITAKADFRTLLKETKFITYRSKKLIQESDQHLKDVEKILQNDKRYLVLDCVPEERRKLIVSYVDDLDRRGPPPPPTASEPTRRTTK, encoded by the exons ATGGCTCAGCAGCAAGCACTGAGATTTCGTGGCCCAGCTCCCCCACCAAACGCAGTCATGAGAGGCCCACCACCTCTCATGCGACCGCCTCCGCCTTTTGGTATGATGCGAGGTCCTCCTCCACCACCTCGCCCCCCTTTCGGACGTCCTCCGTTTGATCCAAACATGCCTCCGATGCCACCTCCGGGAGGGATTCCTCCACCAATGGGACCTCCACATTTACAG AGACCACCATTTATGCCTCCTCCCATGGGTAGCATGCCACCGCCTCCTGGTATGATGTTCCCTCCAGGAATGCCGCCTGTCACTGCCCCTGGAACACCAGCAATGCCCCCAGCTGAAGAGATATGggtagaaaacaaaaccccagatgGCAAG GTCTATTTCTATAATGCACGTACACGTGAGTCAGCGTGGACTAAGCCAGATGGGGTCAAAGTTATTCAGCAGTCGGAGTTGACGCCAATGCTGGCTGCGCAAGCCCAGGCCCAGGCACAAGCCCAGGCACAAGCAGTAGGTGCCTCCACACCGACCACCAGTAGTCCTGCATCTGCAGCGTCTCCATCCACGTCCTCGAGCACTCAGTCCTCCACAACCTCTACCACAACCACAGCCACTTCAGTTTCACAGACGATTTCCA caCCTACCACACAAGACCAGACCCCGAGTTCGGGTGTTTCAGTTGCCACACCATCAGTCAGTGTTTCAACCTCTGCTCCTTCTGCTACACCTGTGCAGACTGTACCCCAGCCAGTCCCACAGACATTGCCTCCTGCAGTTCCTCATGCAGTACCTCAACCAACTGCAGCAATTCCTGCTTTTCCACCAGTAATGGTACCTCCATTTCGTGTCCCCCTTCCTGGCATGCCTATTCCACTTCCAG GTGTAGCAATGATGCAAATAGTCAGCTGCCCGTATGTAAAGACAGTCGCTACCACCAAGACCG gtGTCTTGCCAGGCATGGCCCCTCCCATTGTACCTATGATCCATCCTCAGGTTGCTATTGCCGCTTCGCCTGCTACGTTGGCTGGAGCAACAGCAGTCTCTGAGTGGACAGAGTACAAAACAGCAGATGGAAAGACTTACTATTATAACAATAGGACTTTGGAGTCAACGTGGGAAAAACCccaagaactgaaagaaaaag aaaaaatggaagagaagatTAAAGAGCCAATTAAAGAACCTACGGAGGAGCCTTTACCAATGGAGACAGAAGAAGAAGAGCCAAAAGAAGAACCTATAAAAGAACTTATAAAGGAG GAgccaaaagaggaagaaatgactgaagaagaaaaagcagctcagaagGCCAAGCCGGTTGCAACCACTCCTATTCCAGGAACCCCATG GTGTGTGGTGTGGACTGGTGATGAGCGTGTTTTCTTCTATAACCCTACCACTCGTCTTTCTATGTGGGATCGACCAGATGACCTAATTGGAAGAGCTGATGTGGACAAAATTATTCAAGAACCTCCTCAcaaaaaaggaatggaagaaggaaaaaaactta TTAGAGAAGAGCATGAATCTACAGAGGAAGCAAATGAAGATGAgcctattaaaattaaaaagcgCAA gaaagatgatAACAAAGATATTGATTCAGAGAAGGAGGCTGCTATGGAAGCTGAAATTAAAGCCGCTCGAGAGAGAGCCATTGTCCCTCTGGAGGCTCGGATGAAACAATTCAAGGATATGCTTCTAGAAAGAGGG gtcTCTGCTTTTTCAACATGGGAGAAAGAGCTACACAAGATAGTTTTTGATCCTCGTTACTTACTTCTCAACCcgaaagaaagaaaacag GTATTTGATCAGTATGTGAAAACCCGAGCAGAAGAAGAGcgcaaggagaagaaaaacaaaataatgcagGCCAAGGAGGATTTCAAGAAAATGATGGAAGAAGCAAAGATTAATCCGAG AACTACTTTTAGTGAATTTGCAGCCAAGCATGCTAAAGACTCGAGATTCAAGGCAATTGAAAAGATGAAAGATCGAGAGGCCTTGTTTAATGAGTTTATCACAGCggcaagaaagaaggaaaaagaagattcGAAGACCAGAGGTGAGAAG ATCAAAATGGACTTCTTTGAACTACTGGCTAATCACCACCTGGACAGTCAGTCTCGCTGGAGCAAAGTGAAGGACAAAGTAGAGACTGACCCCCGTTACAAAGCAGTGGATAGCTCTTCACAGAGGGAAGACCTTTTCAAACAGTACATAGAAAAAATAGCTAAG AATTTagattctgaaaaagaaaaggagctggaaAGACAAGCTCGCATTGAGGCAAGTTTGCGTGAACGAGAAAGGGAAGTCCAGAAAGCTCGTTCGGAGCAAACCAAGGAAATTGATAGAGAACGTGAGCAGCACAAACGGGAAGAAGCTATACAAAACTTCAAAGCGCTTCTGTCTGACATG GTGCGTTCTTCAGATGTGTCATGGTCTGATACCAGAAGGACTCTACGCAAAGATCATCGATGGGAATCTGGCTCCTTGctagaaagagaggagaaagagaagctctTTAATGAACACATTGAAGCACTTACCAAAAAGAAGAGGGAACACTTTAGGCAACTTCTGGATGAAACTTCAGCG ATAACTTTAACATCAACatggaaagaagtgaaaaaaatcattaaagaagATCCAAGGTGCATTAAATTTTCTTCGAGTGACAGG aaaaaacaaagggaGTTTGAGGAATACATTAGAGACAAATACATTACTGCCAAAGCTGACTTCCGAACATTATTGAAAGAGACCAAATTTATAACGTACAG ATCCAAAAAGTTGATCCAGGAGTCAGATCAGCATCTGAAAGATGTAGAGAAGATATTACAAAACGACAAGCGATATCTGGTACTTGACTGTGTACCAGAAGAGAGACGCAAACTCATTGTGTCCTATGTAGATGACCTGGACCGTCGAGGCCCGCCTCCACCACCCACAGCTTCAGAGCCTACAAGACGAACCACAAAATAG
- the TCERG1 gene encoding transcription elongation regulator 1 isoform X4, whose protein sequence is MAQQQALRFRGPAPPPNAVMRGPPPLMRPPPPFGMMRGPPPPPRPPFGRPPFDPNMPPMPPPGGIPPPMGPPHLQRPPFMPPPMGSMPPPPGMMFPPGMPPVTAPGTPAMPPAEEIWVENKTPDGKVYFYNARTRESAWTKPDGVKVIQQSELTPMLAAQAQAQAQAQAQAVGASTPTTSSPASAASPSTSSSTQSSTTSTTTTATSVSQTISSVLPGMAPPIVPMIHPQVAIAASPATLAGATAVSEWTEYKTADGKTYYYNNRTLESTWEKPQELKEKEKMEEKIKEPIKEPTEEPLPMETEEEEPKEEPIKELIKEEPKEEEMTEEEKAAQKAKPVATTPIPGTPWCVVWTGDERVFFYNPTTRLSMWDRPDDLIGRADVDKIIQEPPHKKGMEEGKKLIREEHESTEEANEDEPIKIKKRKKDDNKDIDSEKEAAMEAEIKAARERAIVPLEARMKQFKDMLLERGVSAFSTWEKELHKIVFDPRYLLLNPKERKQVFDQYVKTRAEEERKEKKNKIMQAKEDFKKMMEEAKINPRTTFSEFAAKHAKDSRFKAIEKMKDREALFNEFITAARKKEKEDSKTRGEKIKMDFFELLANHHLDSQSRWSKVKDKVETDPRYKAVDSSSQREDLFKQYIEKIAKNLDSEKEKELERQARIEASLREREREVQKARSEQTKEIDREREQHKREEAIQNFKALLSDMVRSSDVSWSDTRRTLRKDHRWESGSLLEREEKEKLFNEHIEALTKKKREHFRQLLDETSAITLTSTWKEVKKIIKEDPRCIKFSSSDRKKQREFEEYIRDKYITAKADFRTLLKETKFITYRSKKLIQESDQHLKDVEKILQNDKRYLVLDCVPEERRKLIVSYVDDLDRRGPPPPPTASEPTRRTTK, encoded by the exons ATGGCTCAGCAGCAAGCACTGAGATTTCGTGGCCCAGCTCCCCCACCAAACGCAGTCATGAGAGGCCCACCACCTCTCATGCGACCGCCTCCGCCTTTTGGTATGATGCGAGGTCCTCCTCCACCACCTCGCCCCCCTTTCGGACGTCCTCCGTTTGATCCAAACATGCCTCCGATGCCACCTCCGGGAGGGATTCCTCCACCAATGGGACCTCCACATTTACAG AGACCACCATTTATGCCTCCTCCCATGGGTAGCATGCCACCGCCTCCTGGTATGATGTTCCCTCCAGGAATGCCGCCTGTCACTGCCCCTGGAACACCAGCAATGCCCCCAGCTGAAGAGATATGggtagaaaacaaaaccccagatgGCAAG GTCTATTTCTATAATGCACGTACACGTGAGTCAGCGTGGACTAAGCCAGATGGGGTCAAAGTTATTCAGCAGTCGGAGTTGACGCCAATGCTGGCTGCGCAAGCCCAGGCCCAGGCACAAGCCCAGGCACAAGCAGTAGGTGCCTCCACACCGACCACCAGTAGTCCTGCATCTGCAGCGTCTCCATCCACGTCCTCGAGCACTCAGTCCTCCACAACCTCTACCACAACCACAGCCACTTCAGTTTCACAGACGATTTCCA gtGTCTTGCCAGGCATGGCCCCTCCCATTGTACCTATGATCCATCCTCAGGTTGCTATTGCCGCTTCGCCTGCTACGTTGGCTGGAGCAACAGCAGTCTCTGAGTGGACAGAGTACAAAACAGCAGATGGAAAGACTTACTATTATAACAATAGGACTTTGGAGTCAACGTGGGAAAAACCccaagaactgaaagaaaaag aaaaaatggaagagaagatTAAAGAGCCAATTAAAGAACCTACGGAGGAGCCTTTACCAATGGAGACAGAAGAAGAAGAGCCAAAAGAAGAACCTATAAAAGAACTTATAAAGGAG GAgccaaaagaggaagaaatgactgaagaagaaaaagcagctcagaagGCCAAGCCGGTTGCAACCACTCCTATTCCAGGAACCCCATG GTGTGTGGTGTGGACTGGTGATGAGCGTGTTTTCTTCTATAACCCTACCACTCGTCTTTCTATGTGGGATCGACCAGATGACCTAATTGGAAGAGCTGATGTGGACAAAATTATTCAAGAACCTCCTCAcaaaaaaggaatggaagaaggaaaaaaactta TTAGAGAAGAGCATGAATCTACAGAGGAAGCAAATGAAGATGAgcctattaaaattaaaaagcgCAA gaaagatgatAACAAAGATATTGATTCAGAGAAGGAGGCTGCTATGGAAGCTGAAATTAAAGCCGCTCGAGAGAGAGCCATTGTCCCTCTGGAGGCTCGGATGAAACAATTCAAGGATATGCTTCTAGAAAGAGGG gtcTCTGCTTTTTCAACATGGGAGAAAGAGCTACACAAGATAGTTTTTGATCCTCGTTACTTACTTCTCAACCcgaaagaaagaaaacag GTATTTGATCAGTATGTGAAAACCCGAGCAGAAGAAGAGcgcaaggagaagaaaaacaaaataatgcagGCCAAGGAGGATTTCAAGAAAATGATGGAAGAAGCAAAGATTAATCCGAG AACTACTTTTAGTGAATTTGCAGCCAAGCATGCTAAAGACTCGAGATTCAAGGCAATTGAAAAGATGAAAGATCGAGAGGCCTTGTTTAATGAGTTTATCACAGCggcaagaaagaaggaaaaagaagattcGAAGACCAGAGGTGAGAAG ATCAAAATGGACTTCTTTGAACTACTGGCTAATCACCACCTGGACAGTCAGTCTCGCTGGAGCAAAGTGAAGGACAAAGTAGAGACTGACCCCCGTTACAAAGCAGTGGATAGCTCTTCACAGAGGGAAGACCTTTTCAAACAGTACATAGAAAAAATAGCTAAG AATTTagattctgaaaaagaaaaggagctggaaAGACAAGCTCGCATTGAGGCAAGTTTGCGTGAACGAGAAAGGGAAGTCCAGAAAGCTCGTTCGGAGCAAACCAAGGAAATTGATAGAGAACGTGAGCAGCACAAACGGGAAGAAGCTATACAAAACTTCAAAGCGCTTCTGTCTGACATG GTGCGTTCTTCAGATGTGTCATGGTCTGATACCAGAAGGACTCTACGCAAAGATCATCGATGGGAATCTGGCTCCTTGctagaaagagaggagaaagagaagctctTTAATGAACACATTGAAGCACTTACCAAAAAGAAGAGGGAACACTTTAGGCAACTTCTGGATGAAACTTCAGCG ATAACTTTAACATCAACatggaaagaagtgaaaaaaatcattaaagaagATCCAAGGTGCATTAAATTTTCTTCGAGTGACAGG aaaaaacaaagggaGTTTGAGGAATACATTAGAGACAAATACATTACTGCCAAAGCTGACTTCCGAACATTATTGAAAGAGACCAAATTTATAACGTACAG ATCCAAAAAGTTGATCCAGGAGTCAGATCAGCATCTGAAAGATGTAGAGAAGATATTACAAAACGACAAGCGATATCTGGTACTTGACTGTGTACCAGAAGAGAGACGCAAACTCATTGTGTCCTATGTAGATGACCTGGACCGTCGAGGCCCGCCTCCACCACCCACAGCTTCAGAGCCTACAAGACGAACCACAAAATAG